tcagtggaattagTCCTGATTTAGTGCCACAAGAAAAAATAACTGAATtccttaattaattttaaaatttgtagCTCTACCAATATAAAGTTTAtcttattaattaaaataaatcatttgtcAAATAAAACCACTTTGGACTTGCTTTACTTTTTTAGTTTTATAGTTAATATCAGTCTATCTCAACCATATCCTAGAATATCCTTCCATAGCTACTTAGGCTTCTGCCCTAGAATATTTCTTTTATCAAACGATAATTTGCTTTGATGGAATACAGTGCATTTACAAACAGAGGTTTCAGTTGAATCTATTAGTTGTTTCAAGTGCAGTAGTTTGGAATATCAGTTATTTGTGCACATTCTGAAATGCGTTTTTAAGGTGATCAAATGGCAAAAGATTTCTGTTCCTAGATAATTCTATGAACCAGGAAGATTAGAGCAGTTATTTTTCTTCTATTCCttgcaattctctctctctctctctctctctctctcttttcttttccttgggTCTAATAACAAATTCATAGAATTGAGACTTTTAGTATGAACTTAAAAGTTCTCACATATGAATTTTCCAAATGTCCCATTACAGGACAGTTAGAATTATACTCCCATGACAGGAAAATTATTAACTCAGAATCTCTGGCAGTTATAAAGAATTACGATCATCCAATAAACAGCAGTAAGCTTTACAAAAAGACGTCATTTGACTTTTTCACTTCCAGGAGTAACAGACAATAAAGTTGTAGATTAAAATGAAGTCCAGTAGCAACAGCACATAGTGAAACTAGAGAAATCAAACTGCAGTGTTATTAACATGTTATTTCATATATTGATGTTACATTTCAGGTTACGTCCAAGAGGAAGACataaaggaggaggaagaggacgacgATGACAGTAATTCAACAGCTCAACTTCAGGGCAGCAATGATACTGGCACAGATGAAGAACATGAAGTGGGTCCTGAGCAGAAAGGAAGTTTTAGCTACCAGAATTCTCCAGTAAGTCATATATCTAATCAGGATGCGGAAAATGAGTCCCTGTTAAGTGATGCTAGTGACCAGGTGGCAGATACTAAAAGCATTTGCTCCAGAGAGGTGCAGGATCTGAAAACCAATGCCCGCCCCAAATCTCAGAATGAAGCACATGATTGCATGGATAAAATGACAGCAGTCTATGCTAACATACTGTCAGACTCTTATTGGACAGGCTTAGGACTGGGTCTCAAGTTGTCTAACTCTGAGAGAAGGGGCTGTGACAGTAGAAATGGAGGTAACAAAAGTGACTTTGATTGGCACCAAGATGCATTGTCAAAAAGCTTACAACAGAGTTTACCTTCCAGACCGGTTTCCAAACCAAATCTTTTCAGTTCAGTCCAGCTGTACAGACAAAGCAGCAAAATGTGCGGAACCGTATTCACGGGTGCTAGCAGGTTTAGGTGCAGGCAATGCAGTGCTGCCTATGACACCTTGGTAGAGCTAACAGTCCATATGAATGAAACTGGTCATTACCAAGATGACAACCGTAAAAAGGACAAGCACAGACCTACTAGCTACTCAAAGCCCCGGAAAAGGGCCTTTCAGGACATAGACAAGGAAGATGCACAAAAAGTTCTAAAGTGCATGTTCTGCGGTGACTCTTTTGATTCTCTTCAAGATCTGAGCGTTCatatgataaaaacaaaacattaccaAAAAGTGCCTTTGAAGGAGCCGGTACCTACCATTTCTTCAAAAATGGTCACTCCAGCAAAGAAACGTGTGTTTGATGTTAACAGACCTTGTTCCCCAGATTCCACAACAGGATCTTTTGCAGATACCTTTTCTCCTCAGAAGAATGCAAACCTGCAGTTGTCGTCTAACAACCGCTATGGCTACCAAAATGGAGCCAGCTACACTTGGCAGTTTGAGGCCTGTAAATCCCAGATTTTGAAGTGTATGGAATGTGGAAGTTCACATGACACCTTGCAGCAACTCACCACTCATATGATGGTCACTGGTCACTTCTTGAAGGTCACAAGTTCAGCTTCAAAGAAAGGAAAACAACTAGTACTAGATCCATTGGCTGTGGAGAAAATGCAATCGCTGTCTGAGGCACCAGCCAATGACACCCAGGTTTCAAAACAATCCAGCAATGCATCTTTGGATGGCATAACTCCTGCATTGGAGCTAAAGAAAGAGAGTAAAAAAGATAAACCTGATAATACAAACAAAGATGAGAAAGTGGTAAAAACTGAAGAGTATGAAGATACACTTCAGAAACCATTGGATCCTACAATGAAATACCAGTATCTTAGGGAGGAAGATTTAGAAGATGGTTCAAAAGGTGGTGGGGATATTTTAAAGTCTTTGGAAAACACTGTCACCACAGCCATCAATAAAGCTCAAAATGGAGCTCCTAGCTGGAGTGCATATCCTAGTATCCATGCAGCCTATCAGCTCTCAGAAGGAGCAAAGCCTTCCTTACCAGTGGGTTCCCAAGTACTGCAAATCAGGCCCACAATTACCAATAAATTGAGACCCATTGCTCCAAAGTGGAAAGTTATGCCTCTGGTTCCCAGCTCAGCAAATGTGGCCCAGTGCACTCGAGTGAAGAAGGAAACTGATGACAAAGAAGTCATACAAAAGGACTACACTAAAGAAGGCATCCAAGctgaagctgctccactctgTCAGAATGAAGGGGGATCTCTCCCCAAATCTGAGGCCCCTGTAGAGCCGAAAAAGACAGAGGCATGTCCCTTGAGGGAGGAGGATAAACCAAAAGAAGATggtgagaaagaaaaaacaaaacccaaggaGTCAA
Above is a genomic segment from Gopherus flavomarginatus isolate rGopFla2 chromosome 11, rGopFla2.mat.asm, whole genome shotgun sequence containing:
- the TSHZ2 gene encoding teashirt homolog 2 isoform X2, producing the protein MPRRKQQAPKRAAGYVQEEDIKEEEEDDDDSNSTAQLQGSNDTGTDEEHEVGPEQKGSFSYQNSPVSHISNQDAENESLLSDASDQVADTKSICSREVQDLKTNARPKSQNEAHDCMDKMTAVYANILSDSYWTGLGLGLKLSNSERRGCDSRNGGNKSDFDWHQDALSKSLQQSLPSRPVSKPNLFSSVQLYRQSSKMCGTVFTGASRFRCRQCSAAYDTLVELTVHMNETGHYQDDNRKKDKHRPTSYSKPRKRAFQDIDKEDAQKVLKCMFCGDSFDSLQDLSVHMIKTKHYQKVPLKEPVPTISSKMVTPAKKRVFDVNRPCSPDSTTGSFADTFSPQKNANLQLSSNNRYGYQNGASYTWQFEACKSQILKCMECGSSHDTLQQLTTHMMVTGHFLKVTSSASKKGKQLVLDPLAVEKMQSLSEAPANDTQVSKQSSNASLDGITPALELKKESKKDKPDNTNKDEKVVKTEEYEDTLQKPLDPTMKYQYLREEDLEDGSKGGGDILKSLENTVTTAINKAQNGAPSWSAYPSIHAAYQLSEGAKPSLPVGSQVLQIRPTITNKLRPIAPKWKVMPLVPSSANVAQCTRVKKETDDKEVIQKDYTKEGIQAEAAPLCQNEGGSLPKSEAPVEPKKTEACPLREEDKPKEDGEKEKTKPKESIAASLSNGCVATNHSSDLPCVNPLSALQSVLNNHLGKATESLRPQSNSSPSSSTISVFHKPNLNMMEKPVLSPAPTPPKPASISRRYLFENNDQPIDLTKSKSKKAESAQAQSCTSPPQKHALSDIADMVKVLPKATTPKPAVSSRIPSMKLEMDVRRFEDVSTEVSTLHKRKGRQSNWNPQHLLILQAQFASSLFQTSEGKYLLSDLGPQERMQISKFTGLSMTTISHWLANVKYQLRKTGGTKFLKNMDKGHPIFYCSDCASQFRTPSTYISHLESHLGFQMKDMNRLAVEQQTKVEQEISRVSVQRSPETITGEEDTDSKFK
- the TSHZ2 gene encoding teashirt homolog 2 isoform X1 — its product is MPRRKQQAPKRAAGYVQEEDIKEEEEDDDDSNSTAQLQGSNDTGTDEEHEVGPEQKGSFSYQNSPVSHISNQDAENESLLSDASDQVADTKSICSREVQDLKTNARPKSQNEAHDCMDKMTAVYANILSDSYWTGLGLGLKLSNSERRGCDSRNGGNKSDFDWHQDALSKSLQQSLPSRPVSKPNLFSSVQLYRQSSKMCGTVFTGASRFRCRQCSAAYDTLVELTVHMNETGHYQDDNRKKDKHRPTSYSKPRKRAFQDIDKEDAQKVLKCMFCGDSFDSLQDLSVHMIKTKHYQKVPLKEPVPTISSKMVTPAKKRVFDVNRPCSPDSTTGSFADTFSPQKNANLQLSSNNRYGYQNGASYTWQFEACKSQILKCMECGSSHDTLQQLTTHMMVTGHFLKVTSSASKKGKQLVLDPLAVEKMQSLSEAPANDTQVSKQSSNASLDGITPALELKKESKKDKPDNTNKDEKVVKTEEYEDTLQKPLDPTMKYQYLREEDLEDGSKGGGDILKSLENTVTTAINKAQNGAPSWSAYPSIHAAYQLSEGAKPSLPVGSQVLQIRPTITNKLRPIAPKWKVMPLVPSSANVAQCTRVKKETDDKEVIQKDYTKEGIQAEAAPLCQNEGGSLPKSEAPVEPKKTEACPLREEDKPKEDGEKEKTKPKESIAASLSNGCVATNHSSDLPCVNPLSALQSVLNNHLGKATESLRPQSNSSPSSSTISVFHKPNLNMMEKPVLSPAPTPPKPASISRRYLFENNDQPIDLTKSKSKKAESAQAQSCTSPPQKHALSDIADMVKVLPKATTPKPAVSSRIPSMKLEMDVRRFEDVSTEVSTLHKRKGRQSNWNPQHLLILQAQFASSLFQTSEGKYLLSDLGPQERMQISKFTGLSMTTISHWLANVKYQLRKTGGTKFLKNMDKGHPIFYCSDCASQFRTPSTYISHLESHLGFQMKDMNRLAVEQQTKVEQEISRVSVQRSPETITGEEDTDSKFKCKLCCRTFASKHAVKLHLSKTHSKSPEHHSQFVAEVDEE